Proteins encoded by one window of Perca fluviatilis chromosome 13, GENO_Pfluv_1.0, whole genome shotgun sequence:
- the LOC120570814 gene encoding voltage-dependent calcium channel gamma-4 subunit-like — protein MEAKGRNMPSDISFLPRPAMVWCERGIQVLLTTMGAFAAFALMTVAIGTDYWLYARAFICNSTANSSQEDSNNKDKKDPGALTHSGLWRICCLEGLKRGVCSQIDHFPDDADYDQDSAEYLLRVVRASSIFPILSAILLLLGAVCVASSSFYKSKRNIILGGGILFVAAGLSNIIGVIVYISAALSDISPKKDEDKKWHYSYGWSFYFGGLSFILAEMVGVLAVNIYIEKNKELRCRSRTDLFKSTTHAMLRLPSYRFRRRSRSSSRSTDPPRSQETSPIGTSKTFSLPPSAPPFSVATLPNPHHTSSGGSGGGDISMYTLTRDSKMGSLGGGAPPLYGTVDRATLYQLHNYFPKDSGGSGGGGGGVISSGTLPSHSKSNLAAAAAVAQNAAPLNTSTSAVAPAQPAPISTATMERDRGNMGTLDRLTAKRDRDSNSDTLNRKTTPV, from the exons ATGGAGGCGAAAGGCAGAAACATGCcctcag ATATCAGTTTCCTTCCGCGCCCGGCGATGGTGTGGTGTGAGCGGGGCATCCAGGTGCTGCTGACCACCATGGGAGCGTTCGCGGCCTTTGCCCTAATGACGGTAGCTATTGGTACGGACTACTGGCTGTACGCCCGCGCCTTCATCTGCAACAGCACGGCCAACTCGTCCCAGGAGGACTCCAACAACAAGGACAAGAAAGACCCTGGGGCGCTTACCCACTCTGGCCTCTGGAGGATCTGCTGCCTGGAAG GCTTGAAGCGAGGTGTGTGTTCCCAGATCGATCATTTCCCAGACGACGCTGACTACGACCAAGATTCTGCAGAGTATCTGCTGC GTGTGGTGCGAGCCTCCAGCATCTTCCCCATCCTCAGTGCCATATTGCTCCTGCTGGGTGCAGTGTGTGTTGCTTCCAGTAGCTTCTACAAGAGCAAAAGAAACATCATTCTCGGTGGAGGGATCCTCTTTGTAGCTGCAG GCCTTAGTAACATCATCGGAGTGATCGTGTACATCTCAGCAGCACTGAGCGACATCTCCCCCAAGAAAGATGAAGACAAGAAGTGGCACTACTCCTACGGCTGGTCCTTCTATTTTGGCGGCCTGTCGTTCATCCTGGCCGAGATGGTGGGCGTCCTCGCCGTAAACATCTACATCGAGAAGAACAAGGAGCTGCGCTGCCGCTCTCGCACCGACCTCTTCAAGAGCACCACGCACGCCATGCTGCGACTGCCCAGCTACCGCTTCAGACGGCGCTCTCGCTCCAGCTCGCGCTCCACCGACCCGCCGCGCTCACAGGAGACCTCGCCCATTGGCACGTCCAAGACCTTCAGCCTGCCACCCTCTGCTCCGCCCTTCTCTGTGGCCACTCTGCCAAACCCGCACCACACCAGCAGCGGTGGAAGTGGGGGCGGCGACATCTCCATGTACACCCTGACGAGGGACTCCAAGATGGGCAGCCTGGGAGGCGGCGCTCCACCTCTCTACGGCACGGTGGACCGTGCCACACTGTACCAACTCCACAACTACTTTCCAAAAGATTCCGGCGGCAgtggcggaggaggaggaggggtgatAAGCAGTGGCACACTCCCATCTCACTCCAAGTCCAACTTGGCGGCGGCAGCGGCTGTAGCCCAGAATGCAGCACCTCTGAATACCTCCACGTCCGCCGTCGCACCGGCCCAGCCCGCTCCGATATCTACAGCCACCATGGAGAGGGACAGGGGCAACATGGGAACCCTGGACCGACTGACGGCCAAAAGAGACAGGGATAGCAACTCAGATACACTTAACAGAAAAACTACGCCAGTTTAA